From the Natrinema amylolyticum genome, the window TTCCGCGGGGTCGCACAAAAACTATCAGTGTTCCGGTAACGTTCGTTCGTATCGTCTCCGTTCCGCGCCGCCGTCTGCCGCCCGCGATCTGCCAGAAATAAATAATAGATAATTCACTTCTCCGGTGAGCGGCCGCCGACGATTCATCGGCCTCGGTCACTGCGACCGAGTCGGGTTCCCGTCGTCGTCCCGGTCGTCCTCCGGCGACAGCCGGTCGTCACCGCGTGACGGGAGCGGGCTGTCGTCGGCCCGCGAGGGATGGATGTTGAAGTTGTTGTCCCGATAGGGGTCGCTCTCCGGATCGTACGACAGCTCGCTGCGCTCGAACAGGTAGATGAAGAAGCCGATCAGCGGGATGCAGAAGGTGATCGCCGCCCACTTCTTCGGCGGCTCGAGGCCCACCTGCCCGGCGTCGTAGTAGGCCACTGCGGTCAGCCCGAGATGCCAGGCCAGCGGGATGCCGACGAGTATCGCGAGGAGGCCCGTGCTCATACGTGGGCGTAGTATTCGAGAGTATAAAACGGCCGGCCAACCTGTGCAAGGGCCCCTCATCGAGTTATACGGTGCCTGACGGAGCCGTTCGGCGGGGCGCGAGACGGCGACCGAACACCCCACGCTGTCCGCTGCTTTCTCTACAGACGGCCCTTCGGGTCCGACCACCGGACCGAAACGATCGACTTTTCGAGCGCGATCTCGAGGGGGAGTGCCCGGCAGACAACCGCCGATTTTCCGTCCGCTGCTGCCGTTAGCCTCGGGCTATTCGTCTCGAGTCGTCGCCGTGTTCGGTGCGCCGGCGGGCTCACCGTCGCTCTCCCGTCCGTGTCGACTACCTGTACGGTGTCCCGAACGCGATTTCAGCGGCGAAATCAGACGTTCGAGCGGCGAACGGCGCTGTCCATTTATTGTCACCACTGTCCTCCGCTCGGGCTGCCCACGACGGGCAGTACAACAATGACTCGGAGGAGAAATCGGTTCGGAACGGTACTCGTCGTCGCGATCGCGGTCGGCCTGCTCGCAACCGTCGTCGGGGCGGGAGCGGTCGCGGCCGTCCAATCGCAGTCGACCGTCGAAGACCAGACAATCACTGAAAACGCCAGCACCGTCGAGAACGAATCGATCAACGAGGTCGAACAGGAATCGTTCGAGGGAACGGAGCAGGACGCCGAGGAGGGCCCCCAGATCGAGCCGCCTGAGGACGTGCCCATAGAATCGCCCGACGAAGTTGAATCGCCGACGGAGCCGGTGGAGTCGCCGGAGATGCCCGACGAACCCGTGACGGTCCCGGACGATCCGTTCGCTGGCGCTCCGGAGTGGGTCAGCGGGCTGTTCTAAGCCGCCCGTTCGCGCTCCGTTTTCGACCCCTTCGGGATCGAGCCGCGATCCGCCCCGTTAGTCGTCTCGCTCGTTCAACCCTGCGACCGACTCGGATTCTCGTCCCGTTTCCGTCGCGTACACCGCGGTTCACACTCCGTTCGAACCGCGACCCGTGAAACCTGTCCGGCGAGACGACGCTCCGACTGCCCTTCGCTCACTCGGTTTGCGAAGAGATCAAAAGGCTCGGACGAACCGTCTGCTCGCGGGTCACTGCTCACGGCTTACGCCGTTCGCTTCTCGAGACCCTCTCTACGCTCGGGCCTCGAATTCGTTCCCCGCTCGCAATTCCGCGGTTCTCGGCCGCTGGCCTCCGAACCGCGCTTCAGTTGACGTCGAACTCGATCGCCGCACCCTGACCGAAGCCGACGCAGAGCGTCGCCAACCCGAGGCCGCCGCCGCGCTTCTGAAGTTCGTTGATCAGCGTCACCGGCAGGCGAGCGCCCGAGGCACCCAGCGGATGGCCGAGCGCGATCGCCCCGCCGTTGACGTTGAAGATCTCGGGGTCGATGCCGAGCTCATCGCGCGAGTAGATCGACTGACTCGCGAAGGCCTCGTTGAGTTCCACGAGGTCGTACTCGTCGATGTCTCGGCCGTTGCGCTCGAGCAGCCCCTTCGTCGCCGGGACCGGGCCGATCCCCATGACGGTCGGATCGACGCCGGCGACGTTGTTCTGGCCGACCTCGGCCATGATCTCGAGGTCGTGCTCCTCGGCGAACGCCTCGCTCGTGACGAGCAGGGCGGAGGCGCCGTCGGAGATCTGGGAGGCGTTGCCGGGCGTGACGGTGCCGTCGTCCTTGAAGACGGTCGGGAGTTCGGCGAGCTTCTCTTTGGTCGTTCCCGGGCGGATGCCCTCGTCTTCCTCGACGGTGCCGTCCTCGGTCTCGATCGGGACGATCTCGTCGTCGAAGCGGCCCGATTCGGTCGCTTCGGTGGCGTTTTGCTGGCTGCGGGCGGCGTACTCGTCCTGCTCTTCGCGGCTGACGCCGTACTCCTCGGCGACCTTCTCGGCGGTCATCCCCATCTGGAGATCGCCGAGGTCGTACATCTCGGCCAGTCGCGGGTGGATGTGTCCGTACCCCTCGCCCATCGGGACGCGGCTCATGCTCTCGACGCCGCCGGCGATGACGGCGTCCCGGTTGCCGGCCGCGATGGCGTCGGAGGCGGAGATGACCGCCTGCATCGAGGAGGCACACCAGCGGTTGATCGTCGTCGCCGGCACGTTCTCGCCGAGCTCCGAGAGGAGGGCGATGACGCGGGCGACGTTGTTGTCCTGCTCGCCGCGCTGCTGGGCACAGCCCCACATCAGATCGTCGATCTCGTCGCCCGAGAGCGCGGTCTCGGCCAGAATCTCGTCGATCAGCGGTACCGAGAGATCCTCGCTGCGCACGTCGGCGTACACGCCGTCCTCTTTCCCTTGCGGCGTCCGTACTGCCTTGACCACGACTGGCGTCTGTGACATATACTACCGAACGCCCTTCACGTCCTTAAATCCGGTCGAACTCTCGAGGACGGGAAAATCGTTTACGCGACGCAGCAGCGTCGAATGGCGGGTTTTTCGGCGGCCAGGACGGGTCGTATCGGCGCGATCTCCTGACTGAAAGTGGCGTTTCACCTAGCCGAGAGCCCTTATTACGAGGTCCGAATGAAGGCACTATGAACGGTCGAACGAGACTGATCGCGGTCGCCCTCGCGGCGCTGCTCGTGGGCTCGGTCGTCGGTGCCGGCCTCGCGGGCGTGTTCGAGACGGAGCGCCCTGCGAGTACCGACCTTGAAGGGGAGAATAGCGCGCTCGCCGGTGCGAGCGAACCCGAACTGACGACGTTTGCGTCAGAGAAGGCGTTCGTCGAGTACGTCGCCGACGATCGGTCGCGGACCGCCGCTTTCAGTCGGCCGCCCGTGACGGCACGGACGGGCGGTGCCGACATGGTCGAGGAGGATGACGCCGCATCGGCCGAGGACGGCGCGTCCGACGCGGGGACTTCCGCGTCGAGGTCGGCACCCGCGACGGGGGGTAGCGGCGAACAGCGCTACTCCGAGACGAACGTCCAGGAGGCGGCCCTCGACGAACCCGACGTGCTGAAAACGGACGGCGAATCGGTCTACTACGCCGATCATCGCTACGCGTCCGGCTGGGACGAGACGTCGATCGTCGACGTGAGCGATCCCGACGCCCCCGAAGCGGTCGGATCGATTCCCCGCTCGGGCGACCTGCTGCTCGCGGGTGATACCCTCGTCGTCCTCGGCGACGAGGAGGCCGCCGGCTACGACGTGAGCGATCCCGAAAACCCGACCGAACAGTGGCGCAAAGACCTCGAGGCGCGGATCGAGACGGCCCGCCTGTACGAGGGCGACCTCTACCTCGTCCTCGTCGACCGGCCGGGGGACGATCCGTGTCCGATCGAACCCTACGGCGATCAGGCGATCGAGTGTACCGACGTCGTTCGTCCGAGCACGGACGCGGACGCCGACGCCGTCTACACCGCCGCCCGCGTCGACCCCGAGACGGGCTCCCTCGAGAGCGAGGCGAGTGTCGTCGGCTCGCGCTCGCTGTCGGCGACCTACGTCTCCGAGAACGGGATCTACCTCTCCTACACCCGCTCGACCGACGAGTACGACCTGCGCCGCGCGTACCTCGGCAGCGAGAACGGGTCCGCGATGCTCGATGCCCAAGCCCGCGAGCGCGTGGCGGCGCTGGACGACCTCGAGATCTCGCAGCGCGCCAAGGCCGTCGAACTGCGCGAGATCCTCGCGGACCGGTACGATCGGATGGACGAGGACGAGCGCCGGGAGACTCGTCGAGCGTTCGAGCAGGGTCTCCGCGACTACGCCGAAGCCCACCAGCGCGAACTGACGTCGACCGGAATCGTCAGGGTCGACATCGACGGCGAGCTGTCCGCCGAGGCCAGCGGCGAGGTGCCCGGCACGCCGCTCAACCAGTTCTCGATGGACGAACACGAGGACCACCTCCGCATCGCGACGACGATTCCTCGAACGCACGGCGTCGACTCCGTGAACGACGTCTACGTCCTCGATGCAGACCTCGAGACGGTCGGCTCGGTGACGGGACTGGGCGTCGACGAGCGCATCTACTCGGTCCGCTTCGAGGGTGACGAGGGCTACGTCGTCACCTACCGCGAGATTGACCCGTTCTACACGCTCGATCTCTCGGAGCCGACGGATCCGACCGTCGACGGCGAACTCAAACTGCCGGGCTTCTCGGAGTACCTGCATCCGCTCGAGGACGACCTCGTCCTCGGCGTCGGCCAGGAGGACCGCCGGCCCAAGGCGACGCTCTTCGATGTGAGTGATCCCGAGGACCCCGTCGAACTGGACTCGGCGATCCTCTCCGCGGAGCGCTACAGTGACGTCAGCCGAACGCACACCGCGTTCCTGCAGGACGAGGCCCACGGCGTGTTCTTCATGCCCGGCAGCGAGAGCAGCTACGTGTTCGACTACGAGGGCGGCGATCTCGAGGAAGTCGCCCGCGTCGATCTCGGCGGTCGCGGCACCCGCGCGATGTACGTCGGCGATCACCTCTACGTCTTCGGCGAGGACGAAGCGGTCGTCCTCGACGAGACCTCTTGGGAGGAAGAGACGCGACTCGACCTGTAGCCCCGGGTCGATTCCGATCGCGTCTCGGTCATCGACCGATCCGTCGAAGGGGGAGGGGAATCCTTTTGTCCGCCGTTTGGTAATTGCTCGCCATGGACGGTAACGAGACGGTCGATCGGTCCGAGTCCGAGCGCCCGGAGCGATCCGACGGGCCCGCCGGCACGGACGACGACTCGAGCGCTGACGATGACGACGCGACGGACGCGACTCCCGCGACGAACGGAGCCGGGATCTCGAGTGACGGCGACGAGGCTCCGGCCGACGGCGACGAGCGGGCGTCGGCCGCGAGCGGCGGCGACGCGTCGATGCCGGGCGTGCCGGACCCCGAGCCCCAGGAAGACGACGTCCCCGAGGACGTACAGAAGTACGCTCGCTTCACGAAGATGGACGGCGCGCAGTACGACCGCGTTAACGAGTTCCTCCGGGATCGGACCTACATCACCGCCCGCGAGTGGGCCATCGCACGCCTCTGTTCTGACTTCCGGACCGAGACCGGCGTCGAGATGACGAAAATCGGCGAGAACCTGCCGGATCTGGTCCCCTTCATGACCGACACCTACTCGCCGCAGGCGGTCAATCAGGCCCGCTCGTCGTTCGAGGACAAGGTCCGAACTGCCGGCGCGACCTTCCTCTACGGCGCGATGTGCGACTTCTTCACCGCCGAGGAGCTCGACGACGTGATGTACGAGGCCACCGAGGTCGCCAAGTTCCTCCTCGAGGTCGAGGGCGTCGACCTCTCCGTCGAGGACGAACTCGAGGCCGAGGAGCGCATCTCGAGCGTCATGCGGGAGGTCCGCGAGGCCAGCGAGGAGCTCCGCGCGGAGGACATCGCCGAGAGCGAGGACTAGCGCCGCGCCCTCGCCGCCGAGCGAGTTTTTCCGCTCGAGCGGCCAGTGTCGCCCGTGACCGACCCCGTTCGAGTCTGCGAGGACCACGGCGCGTTTTCGGCCGAACGAGAGGGCTGTCCCGCCTGTAACGCGTGCGGAGTCCAGTCGCTCTCGGGGCCTCGACGTCGTCGCCTCTCGAAGTTCATGAGCGGTGCCCTCCGGCACTTTCCTGACGACGTCGGCCTCGAACTCGATGAGCGCGGCTGGGCCGATTACAACGAACTGGTCGCCGCGGTCGAACGGACGTACGACTGGGCGCGATCGGCCCACGTCGCGGCCGTGATCGCCACCGATCCGAAGGGGCGGTTCGAGCGAACCGCCACCGAGACGGCGGCGGCCGACGACGATATCGGCGGCCGCGTTCGCGCGTCCTACGGCCACTCCGTCGCCGTCGACCTCGAGCCGACGGACGCGCCGGTTCCGGACGACCTCTACCACGGGACCGCGCCGGACGCTCTCGAGTCGATTCGCGAGGAGGGGCTCCGGCCGATGAACCGCCGACAGGTCCACCTCTCGGAGCGCCCGGCGACGGCCCGCCGCGTCGGCCGGCGCCACGCTGACGAGCCGGTGGTGCTCGTCGTCGACGCCGCGGCGATGCTCGCGGACGGCCGCCGGATCACGAAACGGGGCCGAGAGACGTACACGACCGATCGCGTCCCGCCCGAGTATCTCTCGGTCCGAGGGGAGTGACGATGAAGCGACGAGACGCGGCTCACCGAACCGCGGAACCGACCGCGTGACAGCACCGTAATGTGGCTGCAGTGAGTCGGTCGACGTACGCATGAGCGGGTCACGCAGTACGGAGCCGGAGTCGACGGAGGACGGGCGACTGTCGCCGGACCTGATCGGCGGCGCGGTCGGTGTCCTCACCGTTCCGGTGTTCGCGTACCTCGGCCTCGAGTCGTTCGGCGATCCGGCGTTCGGCGCGTTCGCCGGACTCCTAATCGGTCTCGGGATATTCCTCTCCGCGCCCGCGTTCACGGCGGACGAGGGCCAACGGGACGCGACGGCCACACCGGTGGCCGTCGGCGATCGGCTCCGGCAGTTCCACCGGACCGCTGCCGGGCTCGCGCTCCCGCCGGCCGGCGTCCTGCTCTTCACGTGGCGGCTCGTCCCCGGGACGAGTCTCCTCAGCGCGCTCGTCGTCCCCGTCATCGCGGCGGTGATCTACGTCTCGCTCGCGGTGTTGCTTCCGCACCGACTCTCGTGAGACGACGGCGACGGACGCCCGCTCGATCCGTCGATTCGCCCCGTTGCGCTTGCGTGTCCGTTCCTTTTCTCCGCTCGATGGGGAGTCCGATTGCCTGTTCTCTCCCCTCGTACTCGACGGGAAAACCGCTCACTGGAGCAGCGATACCAGCCGTCTCCAACTCCAGACGACGAGCCAGACCGCGAGCAGGAGAAAGAGGAGATAGAACGGCAACGCGTCGACGGCGATCCCGCGAACCCCGACGGACCCGAGCAGCCCGCGCCGAGCCAGGACGCCGATCACCACCGCGATCAGCAACGAGCCGATGGCGATGGCGACCGCCGCTCGGTTGGTCGCGATTCGCGATCCCCCGCCGTCTCGATCCCCGGCCTCTCGGTCGCTCATCGCTCGTTTCGACGTACCGCTCCGCTCGAGGAAACGGTTGTACCTGCGCGTTCCGGTCGGCCAGAGTCGAACGAGACCGAGTCCGGAGTATATTCCTCTTTCTGAAATTCGATCGCTGTTGCTCGTGGCCGGTTCGTGACGAATGGCGAGGGTCGGGATTCGAACCACGCCCGAGAACCTGCTCGCTTCGCTCGCAGAACCTCGGTCTGATTCAAACCCCGCGTCTCGCATACACGACTCTCACCGTCGTTCGAGTCGGTATGCGAGGGTTGGGATTCGAACCCAAGGACCCCTACGGGAGCGGGTCTTAAGCCCACCGCCGTTGGCCTGCTTGGCTACCCTCGCACAGAAGTGCACTCGAGCGTTGTCCCGGGTCGGGGATGTGCGTTTCGGTGTGTGCCCGTGGGTCTCCCGCCTCGAGGGCTACCAGTCGACGCTCAGCGTACCGTCGCCGTGGGGGTCGGGCGCGATCTCCTCGTCGGTCCGGCGGTCGACGACGTGGATGCAGCCGTCGTCTTTCTTCGCCGGGCAGATCTCCGCCGCGCGGACGTTGTGCTCGAGGTCGTCCTCGTCGATGAAGTACTCGTTCGGCTGGGCCATACCCGACGCGATGGACATCTCCCAGTTGTCGCTGACTTCGGCGCACTTGCCCGCGCCGAAGCACTTGTTCGCCTCGAAGATTATCTTATAGGGCTTCTCCTCGACCGGCGGCGCGTCGCTCGACCCGACGTCGCTGGCGCGCTGAATGCCGTCGTCGCTCATGTGTACTCGTTCGAGCGAGCGGTCTTTCGCGTTACGGTTGCCGCGGACGTGGAGGACGCGGGACTTCCGACCTACGCGGGTACTTCGACCTTCGGTTCCGGGAGATCGTACTCGACGCCGGTCAGGTCTTCCGAGACGGCCCACAACCGACGAGCCGTCTCCTCGTCGTAGGAGCGATCCGAGGAAGCCTGTCGCTCGGGCGTGCCGCGCATGTTCTTGAACCCGCCGGGGCCGTAGTACGCGCCGCCCTCGGCCTCTGGCGCGGTCGCAGCGTACAGCGTCGGCAGCGCGCCCATCTCGGCCGACTGCGCGACGACCGTGTTCATCAGTTTCATCGCCGCCATTCGGAGCCGACTCCCGCTCTGTTCGGGGCCGCGGAACTGGAGTTGCGTGTTCGCGTAGCCCGGATGCACGGCCATGCTCTCGGCGTTCGTCCCCGCGGTGAGGAACCGCCGCTCGAGTTCGTACGCGAAGAGCACGTTCGCCAGTTTCGACTGGGCGTAGGCGTCCCACTCGTCGTAGGACTCCTCGCCCTGGAGGTCGTCGAAGTCGATCTCGCCGCGCTCGTGAACGCCGCTCGAGACGGTGACGACCCGCGCCGGCTCGCCCTCGTCGGTCGCCAGGTTCTCGAGGAGGAGCCCGGTCAGCGCGAAGTGACCGAGGTGGTTGACGCCGAACTGGGTCTCGAAGCCGTCCTCGGTCTCCGAGCGCGGAATCGCCATGACCCCCGCGTTGTTGATCAGCACGTCGATCGTCTCGTCCGCGAGGCGCTCCGCGAAGGCGCGGACCGATTCGAGGTCGCCCAGATCGCACTCCTCGACGCGGAGGTCAGCGTCGGGGACGTCCTCGCGGACGTCGCCGGCCGCGTCCTCGCCGCGCTCGACGCTCCGGCAGGCCATGATCACCGTCGCGCCGTTGCGCGCGAGTTCGCGGGTCGCCTCGCGACCAATGCCGCTGTTCGCGCCCGTGATAACGACCGTGCATCCGCTCTGATCGGGGATCTTGTCGGCTGTCCAACTCATATCTGTTCTCTAGGCGTTGACAGCCTAAATGAATGTCCTGTCGACCGTTGACACGGTTTTCGGGGCAGAAGCCATCGCCCTGAATTGAGTATGTGCGGACGATTCACGCGGAATCGACGGCGATCGACTCGAGGACGACCGCTTCTTTCGGTCGGTCGGCGTCGTCGGTCTCGACGCTGCCGATCTCGCGGACGACGTCCATGCCGGTGGTGACCGCGCCGAAGACGGCGTGGCGATCGTCGAGGTGGGGCTGGGGAGCGAGCGTGATGAAGAACTGCGAGCCGTTGGTATCGGGCCCGGAGTTAGCCATGCTCAGGACGCCGGCCTCGTCGTGGCGCAGCTCCTCGTGGAACTCGTCGTCGAACGTGTAGCCGGGACCGCCGCGACCGGTGCCGGTCGGATCGCCGGTCTGGATCATGAAGTCCTCGATGACGCGGTGAAAGCGGAGGTCGTCGTACAGCGGTTCGCCCTCGACCGTCTCGCCCGTTTCGGGATCGATCCACGCGCGCTCACCCGTCGCGAGCCCGACGAAATTCGCGACGGTCCGGGGCGCGCGCTCGTCGTAGAGTTCGACGTCGATATCGCCCTCGCTCGTGCGTATCGTCGCCGTCGTCCCCCCGCTCGCGGCCGCGTTCGCGGTCGAACTGTTCGCGTCGGGTTCCGATTGCGACGCGTCGTCCGAGCCGTCGCTCGCACAGCCGGCGAGGGGCAGCGCGAGACTCGAGGCGGTGCCGGCTAGTAGCGTTCGTCGATGGTGAGTGATACCGCTGGTGGGTCCGGCGTCGAAGTAAGGATATCGGATTCTCTCGGCGAACGACTGCCGAAAACGGGGTGAGCGCGGCAGCGATTACTCGTAGTCGACGGAGACGGACTCGAGGACGACGTCTTCTTTCGGCTGATCGTTCGCGTTCGTGTCGACGTCGCCGATCTCGTGGACGACGTCCATGCCGTCAGTGACTTTTCCGAAGACCGAGTGGCGGTCGTCGAGGTGCGGTTGCGGAGCGAGCGTGATGAAGAACTGCGAGCCGTTGGTATCGGGCCCGGAGTTGGCCATGCTCAGGATGCCCTCGTCGTCGTGGCGCAGTTCGTCGTGGAACTCGTCGTCGAACTCGTAGCCGGGGCCGCCGCGACCGGTCTCAGTCGGGTCGCCGCCCTGGATCATGAAGTCCTCGATGACGCGGTGGAAGGCGACGTCGTCGTACAGCGGCTCGCCCTCGATCTCCTCGCCCGTTTCGGGGTCCTCCCAGGTCTCGCCGCCGGTCGCGAGGCCGACGAAGTTGTCGACGGTCCGCGGTGCGCGCTCGTCGTAGAGTTCGACATCGATATCGCCCTTGTTGGTGTGCAGCGTGGCAGTAACGTCTCCCATAGGTTCCGGGACGGCGGGACGAGTGAAAACGCTAGTGGTCTCGAGGCGCGGGCCGCCGACCCGCGACCGACGATCCCTCGCGAGGGATGACGGTATCGAACACCGACGGCCGGC encodes:
- a CDS encoding peptidylprolyl isomerase, producing MRTSEGDIDVELYDERAPRTVANFVGLATGERAWIDPETGETVEGEPLYDDLRFHRVIEDFMIQTGDPTGTGRGGPGYTFDDEFHEELRHDEAGVLSMANSGPDTNGSQFFITLAPQPHLDDRHAVFGAVTTGMDVVREIGSVETDDADRPKEAVVLESIAVDSA
- a CDS encoding thiolase family protein, which encodes MSQTPVVVKAVRTPQGKEDGVYADVRSEDLSVPLIDEILAETALSGDEIDDLMWGCAQQRGEQDNNVARVIALLSELGENVPATTINRWCASSMQAVISASDAIAAGNRDAVIAGGVESMSRVPMGEGYGHIHPRLAEMYDLGDLQMGMTAEKVAEEYGVSREEQDEYAARSQQNATEATESGRFDDEIVPIETEDGTVEEDEGIRPGTTKEKLAELPTVFKDDGTVTPGNASQISDGASALLVTSEAFAEEHDLEIMAEVGQNNVAGVDPTVMGIGPVPATKGLLERNGRDIDEYDLVELNEAFASQSIYSRDELGIDPEIFNVNGGAIALGHPLGASGARLPVTLINELQKRGGGLGLATLCVGFGQGAAIEFDVN
- a CDS encoding beta-propeller domain-containing protein produces the protein MNGRTRLIAVALAALLVGSVVGAGLAGVFETERPASTDLEGENSALAGASEPELTTFASEKAFVEYVADDRSRTAAFSRPPVTARTGGADMVEEDDAASAEDGASDAGTSASRSAPATGGSGEQRYSETNVQEAALDEPDVLKTDGESVYYADHRYASGWDETSIVDVSDPDAPEAVGSIPRSGDLLLAGDTLVVLGDEEAAGYDVSDPENPTEQWRKDLEARIETARLYEGDLYLVLVDRPGDDPCPIEPYGDQAIECTDVVRPSTDADADAVYTAARVDPETGSLESEASVVGSRSLSATYVSENGIYLSYTRSTDEYDLRRAYLGSENGSAMLDAQARERVAALDDLEISQRAKAVELREILADRYDRMDEDERRETRRAFEQGLRDYAEAHQRELTSTGIVRVDIDGELSAEASGEVPGTPLNQFSMDEHEDHLRIATTIPRTHGVDSVNDVYVLDADLETVGSVTGLGVDERIYSVRFEGDEGYVVTYREIDPFYTLDLSEPTDPTVDGELKLPGFSEYLHPLEDDLVLGVGQEDRRPKATLFDVSDPEDPVELDSAILSAERYSDVSRTHTAFLQDEAHGVFFMPGSESSYVFDYEGGDLEEVARVDLGGRGTRAMYVGDHLYVFGEDEAVVLDETSWEEETRLDL
- a CDS encoding DUF5806 family protein, whose product is MDGNETVDRSESERPERSDGPAGTDDDSSADDDDATDATPATNGAGISSDGDEAPADGDERASAASGGDASMPGVPDPEPQEDDVPEDVQKYARFTKMDGAQYDRVNEFLRDRTYITAREWAIARLCSDFRTETGVEMTKIGENLPDLVPFMTDTYSPQAVNQARSSFEDKVRTAGATFLYGAMCDFFTAEELDDVMYEATEVAKFLLEVEGVDLSVEDELEAEERISSVMREVREASEELRAEDIAESED
- a CDS encoding ferredoxin; translated protein: MSDDGIQRASDVGSSDAPPVEEKPYKIIFEANKCFGAGKCAEVSDNWEMSIASGMAQPNEYFIDEDDLEHNVRAAEICPAKKDDGCIHVVDRRTDEEIAPDPHGDGTLSVDW
- a CDS encoding RNA 2'-phosphotransferase; amino-acid sequence: MTDPVRVCEDHGAFSAEREGCPACNACGVQSLSGPRRRRLSKFMSGALRHFPDDVGLELDERGWADYNELVAAVERTYDWARSAHVAAVIATDPKGRFERTATETAAADDDIGGRVRASYGHSVAVDLEPTDAPVPDDLYHGTAPDALESIREEGLRPMNRRQVHLSERPATARRVGRRHADEPVVLVVDAAAMLADGRRITKRGRETYTTDRVPPEYLSVRGE
- a CDS encoding peptidylprolyl isomerase, encoding MGDVTATLHTNKGDIDVELYDERAPRTVDNFVGLATGGETWEDPETGEEIEGEPLYDDVAFHRVIEDFMIQGGDPTETGRGGPGYEFDDEFHDELRHDDEGILSMANSGPDTNGSQFFITLAPQPHLDDRHSVFGKVTDGMDVVHEIGDVDTNANDQPKEDVVLESVSVDYE
- a CDS encoding oxidoreductase, whose amino-acid sequence is MSWTADKIPDQSGCTVVITGANSGIGREATRELARNGATVIMACRSVERGEDAAGDVREDVPDADLRVEECDLGDLESVRAFAERLADETIDVLINNAGVMAIPRSETEDGFETQFGVNHLGHFALTGLLLENLATDEGEPARVVTVSSGVHERGEIDFDDLQGEESYDEWDAYAQSKLANVLFAYELERRFLTAGTNAESMAVHPGYANTQLQFRGPEQSGSRLRMAAMKLMNTVVAQSAEMGALPTLYAATAPEAEGGAYYGPGGFKNMRGTPERQASSDRSYDEETARRLWAVSEDLTGVEYDLPEPKVEVPA